From the Phoenix dactylifera cultivar Barhee BC4 chromosome 10, palm_55x_up_171113_PBpolish2nd_filt_p, whole genome shotgun sequence genome, one window contains:
- the LOC103703104 gene encoding uncharacterized protein LOC103703104, which translates to MESFRHQRAPGSDRFLGLFAASPAANGTVLSAGEDELHEEEIFWTGADPPSSETNRYPMKPSPAIANPNPSPACIARAGFRRLPERNFGILAALPENDKKEPTAKAGPQFLHRKAAAGVPTSSPSSSTSPSSVSSSARMIPAVPKTKPESAMSIPGGKIYHQSAPVNVPMAPPMMRKGRGEFEMDDGDLDGDEEMLPPHEIVARRSGIDSPMTTFSVLEGVGRTLKGRDLRRVRNAVWRKTGFLDL; encoded by the coding sequence ATGGAGAGCTTCCGCCACCAGCGGGCCCCCGGTTCCGACCGCTTCCTCGGCCTCTTCGCCGCGTCCCCGGCCGCCAACGGTACGGTCCTCTCCGCCGGGGAGGACGAGCTTCACGAGGAGGAGATCTTTTGGACCGGGGCCGACCCTCCCTCCTCCGAGACCAACCGCTACCCTATGAAGCCCTCCCCCGCTATCGCCAATCCCAACCCTAGCCCTGCCTGCATCGCCCGCGCCGGGTTTCGGCGCCTTCCGGAGCGGAACTTCGGAATCCTCGCCGCCCTCCCGGAGAACGACAAGAAGGAGCCGACGGCGAAGGCCGGTCCCCAGTTCCTCCATCGGAAGGCCGCCGCCGGCGTCCCCACTTCTTCACCGTCGAGCTCCACCTCCCCTTCCTCCGTCTCCAGCTCCGCTCGGATGATCCCGGCGGTCCCCAAGACGAAGCCGGAGTCCGCGATGTCGATTCCGGGCGGGAAGATCTACCACCAGTCCGCCCCGGTGAACGTGCCGATGGCGCCGCCGATGATGAGAAAAGGACGGGGGGAGTTCGAGATGGACGACGGAGATTTGGACGGGGATGAGGAGATGCTTCCGCCCCACGAGATCGTGGCGAGGCGGTCCGGGATCGATTCGCCGATGACCACCTTCTCGGTGCTGGAGGGGGTCGGAAGAACGCTCAAGGGGAGGGACCTGCGCCGGGTTCGCAACGCCGTCTGGCGAAAGACGGGCTTTCTTGATTTATAG